From bacterium:
GCGGTTGAGCGTTCAGGGTCAATTTCCTGAGGCAAAATGATTGAGCGTGAGAAAGTACCCCAGAAACATTCCTGATAGAAATAATTTTTTTCTTCAACTACTATCTCTTTTTCTCTTTTGCCGCGGATAGTGACGCTTTCAGTGGTAATGTTGATTTCCAAGTCATCAGGCAAAATGCCAGCCACGGCGGAACGGACGCTAATTTCATCGTCGGTCTGGTAGACATCAACTAAAAGCGAACCTTCGGCTTCTTCGCTTAATTCTTCGTTTAAAAATTCTTCCGGGTTTCTATTTTCTTCGGTCATATTTTTATTATATCATTTTCCTTAATTTCTCAAAATCAACCAGAACGAAAATTGCGCCCAAAATCAGAAACAAACTGGGGATAAGAAAATTTACCGATTGGAATTTTATTATCAAATAATTGAAAACTGAATGAATTAAAACCGCCAAAATTAAGCCGTAGCCGAGATACTTGGGAAGCGATTTTTTGATTATTCCGATGGCCCAATAATAACCCAACAATCCCGAGGCCAAAGTGTGAAGCAGGGTGGCGCCGATAAAACGCAAGGCGATG
This genomic window contains:
- a CDS encoding Hsp20/alpha crystallin family protein, encoding MTEENRNPEEFLNEELSEEAEGSLLVDVYQTDDEISVRSAVAGILPDDLEINITTESVTIRGKREKEIVVEEKNYFYQECFWGTFSRSIILPQEIDPERSTATVKNGILTIRMPKIERQKAKKIKVKID